In Prosthecodimorpha staleyi, the following are encoded in one genomic region:
- a CDS encoding amidohydrolase family protein has translation MRAIDMHSHYYGGLVDDLLKRDRRPFVSRNAAGRLVLNAMTASTEMSDGYTDIPARLAWMDRNRIAKQLMTFPGALGVDVMPAAEIAPAILSYNDHLAGLCAGSGGRFAGLAGLPLDDMAEAAAEMRRIRHELRLPGVILPGNYFLSIEAVRRLAPVFDAAAGTGALVMIHPGLMPGEAPPEPYPDTSVYRASVLNLQASLAQMGMTVLAGKLAEAWPSITFHLVNLGGTLPFVLERLEAVALSRPPHEPFPRESLRGMVYDCASLGPRALELAVRTFGADRVMLGTDYPIFSPDQVADTVEAAHLTDAEKDMILAGTASRILDRLR, from the coding sequence ATGCGCGCGATCGACATGCACTCCCACTATTACGGCGGCCTGGTCGACGACCTCCTGAAGCGCGACCGCCGGCCCTTCGTGTCGCGCAACGCGGCCGGCCGGCTGGTGCTCAACGCCATGACCGCCTCGACCGAGATGTCGGACGGCTATACCGACATCCCCGCGCGCCTCGCCTGGATGGACCGGAACCGTATCGCCAAGCAGCTGATGACCTTTCCGGGCGCGCTCGGCGTCGATGTCATGCCGGCGGCCGAGATCGCACCGGCGATCCTGTCCTACAACGATCACCTGGCCGGGCTCTGCGCCGGCTCCGGCGGGCGCTTCGCGGGCCTCGCCGGCCTGCCGCTCGACGACATGGCTGAGGCCGCCGCTGAGATGCGCCGCATCCGGCACGAGCTGCGCCTGCCGGGCGTGATCCTGCCGGGGAACTATTTCCTGTCGATCGAGGCCGTCCGCCGCCTCGCGCCGGTCTTCGATGCGGCCGCCGGGACCGGCGCGCTGGTCATGATCCATCCGGGCCTGATGCCCGGCGAGGCGCCGCCGGAACCCTATCCGGACACCAGCGTCTACCGCGCCTCCGTCCTGAACCTGCAGGCGAGCCTCGCCCAGATGGGCATGACGGTGCTGGCCGGCAAGCTCGCCGAGGCCTGGCCGTCGATCACCTTCCATCTGGTCAATCTCGGCGGCACGCTGCCCTTCGTGCTGGAGCGCCTGGAGGCCGTCGCGCTGTCGCGCCCGCCGCACGAACCCTTCCCGCGCGAGAGCCTGCGTGGCATGGTCTACGATTGCGCGTCGCTCGGCCCGCGCGCGCTGGAACTGGCCGTCCGCACCTTCGGCGCCGACCGCGTCATGCTCGGCACCGACTACCCGATCTTCTCGCCCGACCAGGTCGCCGACACGGTCGAGGCCGCCCATCTGACTGACGCCGAGAAGGACATGATCCTCGCCGGCACGGCGTCCCGCATCCTCGATCGCTTGCGCTGA
- a CDS encoding long-chain-fatty-acid--CoA ligase — protein sequence MNEGGGMQSGAGRGFDDLGIEPGPVQAALDEAVARFGPRPAVDFLGRRWSFAEIGALVDRATRGFQALGVRRGVRVGLCLPNTPYSVVCYFAVLKAGGTVVNFNPLYVERELKHQVVDSGTTIMVTVDLNLIYPKVAALLGPGGLEKIVVCRLAAALPFPQRLLFPIVKRKEIAHPPQDADHVPFERLIASPGAAPVTIDPGADVAVLQYTGGTTGVPKGAMLTHANLSAQTEQLRRVVPGARPGEERMLMALPLFHCFAMAVGMLLAVRIGCEMILLPRFDLAQVIATIRKKKPTLFPGVPTIYTALNAAAAKGHVDFGSLRYCISGGAPLPAEVMREFEHLSGCRLVEGYGLTEASPVVAVNPLDLPGKPGSIGLPLEGTRIEIRAPEDGRPLPVGEKGEICVIGPQVMAGYWQRPDETKDVFHGRALRTGDIGYMDEDGYTFIVDRIKDVILCSGFNVYPRAIEEALYQHPAVAEAIAIGIPDGYRGQAPKAFVKLKDGAAATPAELAEFLTDYLSRIELPREIEIRASLPKTMIGKLSKKELVAEEQAKADARLAAGGGVETDGRRDAAPGRGETRT from the coding sequence ATGAACGAGGGAGGCGGCATGCAATCCGGCGCGGGACGGGGGTTCGACGATCTCGGCATCGAACCCGGTCCGGTGCAGGCGGCTCTTGACGAGGCGGTCGCCCGGTTCGGGCCGCGGCCGGCGGTGGATTTTCTCGGCCGGCGCTGGAGTTTCGCGGAAATCGGCGCGCTGGTCGACCGGGCCACGCGCGGCTTCCAGGCTCTGGGCGTCCGGCGCGGCGTGCGCGTCGGCTTGTGCCTGCCCAACACCCCCTACTCGGTCGTCTGCTATTTCGCGGTCCTCAAGGCCGGCGGCACGGTGGTCAATTTCAATCCGCTCTATGTCGAGCGCGAGCTGAAGCACCAGGTCGTCGATTCGGGCACCACCATCATGGTGACGGTCGACCTGAACCTGATCTATCCTAAGGTCGCCGCCCTGCTCGGACCGGGCGGGCTGGAAAAGATCGTCGTCTGCCGGCTGGCCGCCGCCTTGCCCTTTCCGCAGCGCCTGCTGTTCCCGATCGTCAAGCGCAAGGAGATCGCGCATCCGCCGCAGGATGCCGACCACGTCCCGTTCGAGCGGCTGATCGCCTCGCCCGGCGCCGCGCCGGTGACCATCGATCCGGGTGCGGATGTCGCGGTGCTGCAATATACGGGCGGTACCACGGGCGTCCCGAAGGGCGCCATGCTGACCCACGCCAATCTGTCCGCGCAGACCGAGCAGCTGCGCCGCGTCGTGCCCGGGGCCCGGCCCGGCGAGGAGCGGATGCTGATGGCGCTGCCGCTGTTCCATTGCTTCGCGATGGCGGTCGGCATGCTGCTGGCGGTCCGGATCGGCTGCGAGATGATCCTCCTGCCGCGCTTCGACCTCGCCCAAGTCATCGCCACGATCCGCAAGAAGAAGCCGACGCTGTTCCCCGGCGTGCCGACCATCTACACGGCCCTGAACGCCGCCGCCGCCAAGGGCCATGTCGATTTCGGCAGCCTGCGCTACTGCATCTCCGGCGGCGCGCCGCTGCCCGCCGAGGTGATGCGCGAATTCGAGCACCTGTCCGGCTGCCGGCTGGTCGAGGGTTACGGCCTGACCGAGGCCTCGCCGGTGGTCGCCGTCAACCCGCTCGACCTGCCCGGCAAGCCCGGCTCGATCGGCCTGCCGCTGGAAGGCACCCGGATCGAGATCCGCGCGCCGGAGGACGGCCGGCCGCTGCCGGTCGGCGAGAAGGGCGAGATCTGCGTGATCGGCCCGCAGGTGATGGCCGGCTACTGGCAGCGACCCGACGAGACCAAGGACGTGTTCCACGGCCGGGCGCTCAGGACCGGCGACATCGGCTACATGGACGAGGACGGCTACACCTTCATCGTCGACCGCATCAAGGACGTGATCCTGTGTTCGGGGTTCAACGTCTATCCGCGCGCCATCGAAGAGGCGCTCTACCAGCATCCCGCCGTCGCCGAGGCGATCGCGATCGGCATCCCCGACGGCTATCGCGGCCAGGCCCCGAAGGCCTTCGTCAAGCTGAAGGACGGCGCTGCGGCGACGCCCGCCGAACTGGCCGAATTCCTGACCGACTATCTCTCGCGCATCGAACTGCCGCGCGAGATCGAAATCCGGGCGAGCCTGCCGAAGACCATGATCGGCAAGCTCTCCAAGAAGGAACTGGTCGCCGAGGAACAGGCCAAGGCGGATGCCCGTCTGGCCGCCGGCGGCGGGGTTGAGACAGACGGCCGTCGCGACGCAGCGCCCGGCCGCGGGGAGACCAGGACATGA
- a CDS encoding 3-hydroxyacyl-CoA dehydrogenase/enoyl-CoA hydratase family protein has protein sequence MIEDIRRVAVIGAGVMGASIAAHVANAGLPVVLLDIVAKDGDDRSAIARGAIDRMLKTEPAPFMSKAAAKLVTAGNIDDDLGLIADCDLIIEAVVERLDVKQALYERIDALRKPTSLVSSNTSTIPLARLVESQSAAFRRDFVITHFFNPPRYMRLLEVVGGADTRPDALDAVTAFADLVLGKSVVRCKDRPGFIANRLGIFWLAVGVAEAAERGLAVEDADALIGRPFGIPKTGIFALIDLVGLDLMPHVIGSMAGALAPDDLFHRVNRPVATVEAMIRAGYTGRKGKGGFYRLNRERGKVKEAVDLATGDYRPERPARVPAIEEAGRSMEALMRHPGQHGRYARAVMASTLAYAALLVGDASDEVDAIDEAMRLGYNWKEGPFELIDRIGVDRFAALIAEDGLPVAPILRIAAGRSFYRVEGGIRQVLGLDGQYRDLARPAGVIMLADVKRAGEPVLKNGSAALWDVGDGVACLEFTAKMNTLDPDVMDLIVQAVPVVAERFRALVIYNEGSNFSVGANLGLALFAANIAAWGEIEKLVAAGQEAFKALKYAPFPVVGAPSGMALGGGCEILLHCHAVQAHAETYMGLVEAGVGVVPGWGGCKEMLARWQATPKQPRGPMPGPMKVFEIVSTATVSKSAADAGDLLYLRPRDGITMNRYRLLADAKAMALRLAEDFATPVPPDYILPGPTGRTAMEMAVAQFARLGKATPHDIVVAGGLAEVLSGGETDLLQPLGEDDVLALERRVFMRLLRTPGTLARVEHMLETGKPLRN, from the coding sequence ATGATCGAGGACATCCGCCGTGTCGCCGTGATCGGCGCCGGCGTCATGGGCGCGTCGATCGCCGCCCATGTCGCCAATGCCGGTCTGCCGGTGGTCCTGCTCGACATCGTCGCCAAGGATGGGGATGACCGCAGCGCCATCGCGCGCGGCGCCATCGACCGCATGCTGAAGACCGAGCCGGCGCCGTTCATGTCCAAGGCCGCGGCCAAGCTGGTGACGGCCGGCAATATCGACGACGATCTCGGCCTGATCGCCGATTGCGACCTGATCATCGAGGCCGTGGTCGAGCGGCTCGACGTGAAGCAGGCGCTCTACGAGCGGATCGACGCGCTGCGCAAGCCGACCAGCCTCGTCTCCTCGAACACCTCGACGATCCCGCTGGCGCGCCTGGTCGAGAGCCAGTCGGCCGCCTTCCGGCGCGACTTCGTCATCACCCATTTCTTCAACCCGCCGCGCTACATGCGCCTGCTCGAAGTGGTCGGCGGGGCCGATACCCGCCCCGACGCGCTCGACGCCGTCACCGCCTTCGCCGACCTGGTGCTCGGCAAGAGCGTGGTCCGCTGCAAGGACCGTCCGGGCTTCATCGCCAACCGGCTCGGCATCTTCTGGCTCGCCGTCGGGGTCGCCGAGGCGGCCGAGCGCGGGCTTGCGGTCGAGGATGCCGACGCGCTGATCGGCCGGCCCTTCGGCATTCCGAAGACCGGCATCTTCGCCCTGATCGATCTCGTCGGCCTCGACCTGATGCCGCATGTCATCGGCTCGATGGCCGGCGCGCTCGCCCCCGACGACCTGTTCCATAGGGTCAACCGCCCGGTCGCCACTGTCGAGGCGATGATCCGCGCCGGCTATACCGGCCGCAAGGGCAAGGGCGGCTTCTACCGGCTCAACCGCGAGCGCGGCAAGGTCAAGGAGGCGGTCGACCTCGCCACCGGCGATTACCGACCCGAACGGCCCGCGCGCGTGCCGGCGATCGAGGAAGCCGGCCGCTCGATGGAAGCGCTGATGCGCCATCCCGGCCAGCACGGCCGTTACGCCCGCGCCGTGATGGCTTCGACGCTCGCCTATGCGGCGCTTCTCGTCGGCGACGCCTCCGACGAGGTCGACGCGATCGACGAGGCCATGCGGCTCGGCTACAACTGGAAGGAAGGCCCGTTCGAGCTGATCGACCGCATCGGCGTCGACCGCTTCGCGGCCCTGATCGCGGAGGACGGGCTGCCGGTCGCCCCGATCCTGAGGATCGCCGCCGGCCGCAGCTTCTACCGGGTCGAGGGCGGCATCCGCCAGGTGCTCGGGCTCGACGGGCAGTATCGCGACCTGGCCCGCCCCGCCGGCGTGATCATGCTGGCCGACGTGAAGCGCGCCGGCGAACCGGTCCTGAAGAACGGCTCGGCCGCGCTCTGGGATGTCGGCGACGGCGTCGCCTGCCTGGAATTCACCGCCAAGATGAACACGCTCGATCCGGACGTGATGGACCTGATCGTCCAGGCCGTGCCGGTGGTAGCCGAGCGGTTCCGCGCCCTGGTCATCTACAACGAGGGCAGCAACTTCTCGGTCGGCGCCAATCTCGGCCTCGCCCTGTTCGCCGCCAACATCGCGGCCTGGGGCGAGATCGAAAAGCTGGTCGCGGCCGGACAGGAGGCCTTCAAGGCGTTGAAATATGCGCCCTTCCCGGTCGTCGGCGCGCCCTCCGGCATGGCGCTCGGCGGCGGCTGCGAGATCCTACTGCATTGCCACGCCGTCCAGGCCCATGCCGAGACCTATATGGGCCTCGTCGAGGCCGGCGTGGGCGTGGTGCCGGGCTGGGGCGGCTGCAAGGAGATGCTGGCCCGCTGGCAGGCGACGCCGAAGCAGCCGCGCGGGCCGATGCCCGGGCCGATGAAGGTGTTCGAGATCGTCTCCACCGCGACCGTCTCGAAGTCCGCGGCCGACGCCGGCGACCTGCTTTATCTCAGGCCGCGCGACGGCATCACCATGAACCGCTACCGCCTGCTCGCCGACGCCAAGGCGATGGCGCTGCGGCTCGCCGAGGATTTCGCCACGCCGGTGCCGCCGGACTACATCCTGCCCGGCCCCACCGGCCGCACGGCGATGGAGATGGCGGTCGCCCAGTTCGCCCGGCTCGGCAAGGCGACGCCGCATGACATCGTGGTCGCCGGAGGGCTCGCGGAGGTGCTGTCCGGCGGCGAGACCGACCTCCTGCAGCCGCTCGGCGAGGACGACGTGCTCGCCCTGGAGCGCCGCGTCTTCATGCGCCTGCTCAGGACGCCGGGCACGCTGGCCCGCGTCGAACACATGCTGGAGACCGGCAAGCCGCTCCGGAACTGA
- a CDS encoding acyl-CoA dehydrogenase C-terminal domain-containing protein: protein MPIYKAPLRDMRFVLYELMDGDGLAALPGLETFDRTLTDAILDEAARLCETVLFPLNRSGDEEGCRFENGTVATPDGFAEAYRLFRDGGWTSLACDPAYGGQGAPATVATLFQEMMCSANLSFGTYPGLSHGAYVALHGYASEEIKARYLPKLVDGTWSGTMCLTEPHCGTDLGLIRTSAEPREDGSHALFGTKIFISAGEHDLTENIVHLVLARLPGAPKGTAGISLFVVPKYLPAEDGRPGLRNAVACGSIEHKMGIRASSTCLMNFDGATGWLVGEPHKGMRAMFAMMNAERLAVGVQGLGLGEVSYQNAVAYARDRLQGRSLAGAKAPERPADPILVHPDVRRMLLTARAHVEGCRALALWAARALDDARHHPDPSERRAADDFVQLVTPVVKALLTDLGFETTNLGVQVFGGHGYIREHGQEQHVRDARIAQIYEGTNGIQALDLVGRKMPAHAGRYLRRFFHPVADYIDAHAADPELAAFVGPLAKAFGRLQQATATIARRGLSRPEEAGAAASEYLHLFGLTALAYLWARTAEVSLPHLGETDPDGYYRAKVATARFFMERILPRTGALSAQIMAGARTMMDFEDAAF, encoded by the coding sequence ATGCCGATCTACAAGGCGCCGCTGCGCGACATGCGCTTCGTGCTCTACGAACTGATGGACGGCGACGGCCTCGCCGCGCTGCCCGGCCTGGAGACCTTCGACCGCACCTTGACCGACGCCATACTGGACGAGGCGGCGCGGCTCTGCGAGACGGTGCTGTTCCCGCTCAACCGGTCCGGCGACGAAGAGGGCTGCCGGTTCGAGAACGGCACGGTCGCCACCCCCGACGGCTTCGCCGAGGCCTATCGCCTCTTCCGCGACGGCGGCTGGACCTCGCTCGCCTGCGATCCGGCCTATGGCGGCCAGGGCGCGCCGGCGACCGTCGCGACCCTGTTCCAGGAGATGATGTGCTCGGCCAATCTCTCCTTCGGCACCTATCCGGGCCTGAGCCACGGCGCCTATGTGGCCCTGCACGGATATGCCTCCGAAGAGATCAAGGCGCGCTACCTGCCGAAGCTGGTCGACGGCACCTGGTCGGGCACCATGTGCCTGACCGAGCCGCATTGCGGCACCGATCTCGGCCTGATCCGGACCTCCGCGGAACCGCGCGAGGACGGCTCCCATGCGCTCTTCGGCACCAAGATCTTCATCTCGGCCGGCGAGCACGACCTGACCGAGAATATCGTCCACCTGGTGCTGGCGCGCCTGCCCGGTGCGCCGAAGGGCACGGCCGGGATCAGCCTGTTCGTGGTGCCGAAATACCTGCCGGCCGAGGACGGGCGTCCGGGCCTGCGCAACGCGGTCGCCTGCGGGTCGATCGAGCACAAGATGGGCATCCGCGCCTCGTCGACCTGCCTGATGAATTTCGACGGCGCCACCGGCTGGCTGGTCGGCGAGCCGCACAAGGGCATGCGCGCCATGTTCGCCATGATGAATGCCGAACGGCTGGCGGTCGGCGTGCAGGGGCTCGGGCTCGGCGAGGTCTCCTACCAGAATGCCGTCGCCTATGCGCGCGACCGTCTGCAGGGCCGTTCGCTCGCCGGCGCCAAGGCGCCCGAGCGGCCGGCCGACCCGATCCTGGTGCATCCCGACGTGCGGCGCATGCTCCTGACGGCGCGCGCCCATGTCGAGGGCTGCCGCGCGCTGGCGCTGTGGGCCGCGCGCGCACTCGACGATGCCAGGCACCACCCCGACCCGTCGGAACGCCGGGCGGCGGACGATTTCGTCCAGTTGGTCACACCGGTCGTCAAGGCCTTGCTCACCGATCTCGGTTTCGAGACGACCAATCTCGGCGTCCAGGTCTTCGGCGGTCACGGCTATATCCGCGAGCACGGCCAGGAGCAGCATGTCCGCGATGCCCGGATCGCGCAGATCTACGAGGGCACCAACGGCATCCAGGCGCTGGATCTGGTCGGCCGCAAGATGCCGGCCCATGCCGGCCGCTATCTGCGCCGCTTTTTCCACCCGGTCGCCGACTATATCGACGCCCACGCTGCCGATCCGGAGCTCGCCGCCTTCGTCGGCCCGCTCGCCAAGGCCTTCGGCCGGCTGCAGCAGGCGACCGCCACCATCGCCCGGCGCGGCCTGTCCCGGCCGGAGGAGGCCGGCGCCGCGGCGAGCGAATATCTGCACCTGTTCGGCCTGACCGCCCTCGCCTATCTGTGGGCGCGAACCGCCGAGGTCAGCCTGCCGCATCTGGGCGAGACCGATCCGGACGGCTACTATCGCGCCAAGGTGGCGACCGCGCGCTTCTTCATGGAGCGCATCCTGCCGCGCACCGGCGCCCTGTCGGCGCAGATCATGGCCGGGGCCCGCACCATGATGGATTTCGAGGACGCCGCGTTCTGA
- a CDS encoding ABC transporter ATP-binding protein: MSKLSIEGVGRVFPGVRGGKPVTALQPTTLAVAPNDFITVLGPSGCGKSTLLRIVAGLDHPTSGRVLLDGRAVTRPGPDRGMVFQSYTLFPWLTVAENIAFGLEEKRVAKTEQARIVAEYVEKVGLRGFEHHYPKQLSGGMQQRTAIARALANDPEILLLDEPFGALDNQTRGLMQELLLGIWEREQKTVMFVTHDIEEAIFLASRVIVMSARPGRIKADIKVDLPHPRHYTVKTSPEFSALKARLTEEIRVEAVLAAAEH; encoded by the coding sequence ATGAGCAAGCTCAGCATCGAGGGCGTCGGGCGCGTCTTCCCCGGCGTGCGCGGCGGCAAGCCGGTCACCGCCCTGCAGCCGACGACCCTGGCGGTGGCGCCGAACGACTTCATCACCGTGCTCGGACCGTCGGGTTGCGGCAAGTCGACCCTGCTGCGGATCGTGGCGGGCCTCGACCATCCGACCTCGGGCCGCGTGCTGCTCGACGGCCGCGCCGTCACCCGGCCGGGCCCCGATCGCGGCATGGTGTTCCAGTCCTACACGCTGTTCCCGTGGCTGACGGTCGCCGAGAACATCGCCTTCGGGCTGGAGGAGAAGCGCGTCGCCAAGACCGAGCAGGCCCGAATCGTCGCCGAATATGTCGAGAAGGTCGGCCTGCGCGGCTTCGAGCACCACTATCCGAAGCAACTGTCGGGCGGCATGCAGCAGCGCACGGCCATCGCCCGCGCGCTCGCCAACGATCCGGAGATCCTGCTCCTGGACGAGCCCTTCGGCGCGCTCGACAACCAGACCCGCGGGCTGATGCAGGAATTGCTGCTCGGCATTTGGGAGCGCGAGCAGAAAACCGTGATGTTCGTCACCCACGACATCGAGGAGGCGATCTTCCTCGCCTCGCGCGTCATCGTGATGAGCGCCCGCCCCGGCCGCATCAAGGCCGACATCAAGGTCGACCTGCCGCATCCGCGCCATTACACGGTGAAGACCAGCCCGGAATTCTCCGCCCTCAAGGCCCGCCTGACCGAGGAAATCCGCGTCGAGGCCGTGCTGGCGGCCGCCGAGCACTGA
- a CDS encoding thiolase family protein: protein MTRAVIAGYVRSPFTPARRGALASVRADDLMAAVIRALIERTGIPADAVEDVLVGCAFPEAEQGLNIARIVAVMAGLPVSVAGATINRFCGSSMQSVHSAAGAIALGAGEAFVCGGVESMSRVPIMGFNPMPNPALARDVPGLYMSMGETAENVARRWQIPRAMQETFAVLSHRRAGQAQAAGRFDDEIAAIDTRDGQIAEDGCIRPETTPDTLAALKPAFDQSGSVTAGTSSPLTDGAAAVLVTTEDFALRHGLTPLAAIRAVAVSGCAPEIMGMGPVEATRKALQRAGLTVRDMDVVELNEAFASQALACIADLGLETHKVNIDGGAIALGHPLGATGARIVGKAAALMKREGGRYALATQCVGGGQGIATVLEAL from the coding sequence ATGACGAGAGCAGTGATCGCCGGCTATGTGCGGTCGCCCTTCACGCCGGCCCGGCGCGGGGCGCTCGCCTCCGTGCGCGCCGACGACCTGATGGCGGCGGTGATCCGCGCGCTGATCGAGCGGACCGGCATTCCGGCCGACGCGGTCGAGGACGTGCTGGTCGGCTGCGCCTTCCCGGAGGCCGAGCAGGGGCTGAACATCGCCCGCATCGTTGCCGTGATGGCCGGCCTGCCGGTCTCGGTCGCCGGCGCGACCATCAACCGCTTCTGCGGCTCGTCGATGCAGTCGGTCCATTCCGCGGCCGGCGCGATCGCGCTCGGCGCCGGCGAGGCTTTCGTCTGCGGCGGCGTGGAGAGCATGTCGCGCGTGCCGATCATGGGCTTCAACCCGATGCCCAACCCGGCGCTCGCCCGCGATGTGCCCGGCCTCTACATGAGCATGGGCGAGACGGCCGAGAATGTCGCCCGCCGCTGGCAGATCCCGCGCGCCATGCAGGAGACCTTCGCGGTCCTGTCGCACCGCCGCGCCGGCCAGGCCCAGGCCGCCGGCCGCTTCGACGACGAGATCGCGGCGATCGACACGCGCGACGGCCAGATCGCCGAGGACGGCTGTATCCGCCCGGAGACGACGCCGGACACGCTCGCCGCCCTGAAGCCGGCCTTCGACCAGAGCGGTTCGGTCACCGCCGGCACCTCCTCGCCGCTGACCGACGGCGCCGCCGCCGTGCTGGTCACCACGGAGGATTTCGCCCTCCGGCACGGGCTGACCCCATTGGCGGCGATCCGCGCGGTCGCGGTGTCGGGTTGCGCGCCCGAGATCATGGGCATGGGGCCGGTAGAGGCGACCCGCAAGGCGCTGCAGCGCGCCGGCCTGACGGTGCGCGACATGGACGTGGTCGAGCTCAACGAAGCCTTCGCCAGCCAGGCGCTCGCCTGCATCGCCGATCTCGGCCTGGAGACGCACAAGGTCAATATCGACGGCGGGGCCATCGCGCTCGGCCATCCGCTCGGGGCGACCGGTGCGCGCATCGTCGGCAAGGCGGCGGCGCTCATGAAGCGCGAGGGCGGCCGCTATGCGCTCGCCACCCAATGCGTCGGCGGCGGCCAGGGCATCGCCACGGTCCTGGAGGCGCTGTGA